The Solanum dulcamara chromosome 2, daSolDulc1.2, whole genome shotgun sequence region AATAGAGTAATACAACTAGTAGTATAGTAGATAAGATTCTTCTTTGTGAAGTTGTGACTAGTGGCATGTAATGGGATGGAGAGTATTATTATTCATGAGTTCAATTGAAATATGtgttaaattaattatataattaaaatttcctacaaatattaaattttgacatcataaatttaaaaatgtaAGGGCTTTGAATGGTTAAAACATAAAAGTTGaacttaaaaaattttaaattttaaattcgtGTAAGATGGGATCGTAAAAAGGAAGattaagcaaaaaaaaatatttatgattcaaACACATAAACTAAGAATTCATTAATGTCTCTGAAGAATTTGAGCTAACATAAATCAAACGATATTGAATTATATTATTCCGTtcaagcaacaacaacaaccaaaaaaaaaaggggcATTAATGCAAAGCCAATTGAGAATGAATACAACCATATTTTAAGGGgtgaaaaagtgaaaaaatatatCCAGTGAATCCAAATATAAATTCCAAGGATCTCACAACTAACTCCAAAaaacacaaaagaaaaaaaaaacatttttgcAAGAATTTAATTGGTGTAATTAATATGTCAGACACGTCAGCTAATTCAGAACTGAAATATTGTCCTTTCTTCCCACTGCTAAATAATATTTCCTATCTGCATGCACGGAAAACCTCTGATTTCTCCCAATCTGCACATAGATTTTACATATCTCTATTTCAAGAGTACTCCATATTGTATCATGCAAATTCTTATTTCTTACAAAAAAACACATGTGACATATACTGataatgtaaaaaatatttacattatGACTATAGTTTAAAGAGTTATGGTAGTTTAGGTATCATATTTACCCATTactaatattttctttatttcaattAATGCGATGCTGTTTGACTTGACATATagttaaagaaaaaaagaaataatcttaaaatttatggtctaaaacaagtTATAAATGTTTGTGTGGTTAGGAATCATCTCGTTAAGGATAAAATAAACATTTTAGAATGATCTAATGCAATTGAGGTTTCAaatccaaattgaaattttcaaGCATCTTTCTTATCAAATAATAGTGATATGCATGTTGTTTCATAAGGTGTTAGATTAAGTTCCTCAATGAGCACAATCCTTATGTTTAGTGGCAATCATTGAGTTTAGAATTCTGAACAAACTATTTGTGTTAAGTCGAAGGAAGGTGAGGATGACGTCAAGTCATCATTCCCCGATCCCCATCTCAGTGAGAATAAAAGTATTTCGACCTATTGGGGATGATTTTTCTTATGTATTTCTCCAattatgattgggtatacttacCAATATATACCGTTCGGTTAAGTAGTTTATAAAGTATATACAAAAATGGTTACTGCCTTACTGGCTATGTATAGGTAGGTATATTTAGTATAAATATACACAATCTATACATTATGTACATTATGCAAGAAGAGCATGTGAAACATCCAAAATTTGTCTATATAGAATTCAGTCTCTTAAAGCCCATAACTCAAGAGATCATGTTATATTAACTACAAGAGATTCATAGTTATTACTCAAGACACAAATCTTTAGCTTTAACTGCTTCATTTCCTAGCAAAAAGCCCACTTTCTTGACCCTTAAAGCCCAAGAACTTCAAGGCAGGCCAGCTTCTACAAGAGGCCCATAAATCCCAGAAGGCCTACCTTCATGGGCCTTAAAAGACTAGAAAAGTAACAAGTTTATTCAATACTTTAAGCACAAATTACACTAAAGAGTCGTTTAGTGTGAGATATAAggtataataatattaaaattattttattctgtATTTGATTGGAGATATTACGTAATCATTGAATTATTTATTCAACCATTTATACCTTAGTGATGAAATAAATTATCTCATATATATGATAGGATAACTTATTCCCAACTAAACGATCCATAAGGGTATGGTCGGCAGGGAGTTTCCTTATGTTCGGTTggttaaattttttgaaaaaatattttctttaggaaaaagttcttgaaaatgagaaaaatgactttcctaatgaaagtagaaaaaataagtTCAACAAGTAGCATTTCACATTGATTGTGTCTTCCCCATCACACCACCCCACCTCCAATATTATTTGTCTAAATGATATATAAACATTTTTAGAATAATATAATTTGCTTACATAAAGAACACAAGAAAATAAGTTTGAAACTTACCTAGCCCATGGCTTTTCGAGCATAGTGCACTAAAGCACCAACGAAGCAAAGTGAAGCATCCAACCAATCTTTCAGCCAATTTCACGGCATATCCAATATAATTTCACAAATAAGTTTGGAGAGAGTGGTATGTACGCTACTTTGCCCCTACAACTATTTTCTAAAGCCTTTAACAAcacttgtcaaaatattttgcaTCTTAACTCTTAACTACTACTTCCACCATAAAAAACATGTGCCAGCAAATTTGTCAATCCTCAAACAATGCAACACTTTGCAATTCATACTACCTTCCACAACTTACGACTTGAACATCACAGTTATAGTCACAATAAGTAGGAGGGAGAATACATTGGTGTTTTCAAAAAGAAACACCAAAACTTTGAGGGGGTTCTAAAACCCTGAACTAGTTAGAAGTGGAATTAATATCACCTACAATGTTTTATATGCAAGAAGAGCATGTGAAACATCCAAAATGGAAATGTTCCAAACTTGACCTCGAGGTTTAGAAACTCCGGTGAAGCAAATTACCCGAGGAAAATTGTAGATACGATTCTGGGAAACAACTCTTCCCCAGTTAATGGTTCAATAGGAAGGAGGCAACTACAATAGCACCATAGTAATTCAAGAATTTCCTCCAAGGTTCAAACAAGCTTGGAAAGTACAAGTTTGATATTATAGAAGAACGTCTTAGACATAAGATTTCAAGGATCTATAGAGTCAAATAACAAAATACCAACAAGAATAggtaaataacaacaacagaCCCAATGTAATCTCATAAATGGGATCTGGGGAAGTTAAGATCTACGTAGATCTTACTCCTATCTTTGTAAGGTAGAGAAATTGTTTCAGACCTTACTGCCCATTGTTTCAACAGGAGAAAAGAGAATGCAACAGTATTCTCTGACCACATAAGAAGTTTCTAGCCTACTTCAATTAATCGATTGTATAAAATAGTCATTCAACAAGTAAACTTATGTATCACCTAATCATCACATTAATTGCAAACAACAAATGAACTAAACCTTGCAAGAACACTTCAAAAAGTACCGTCTCCATTCTAATTTATATGACCCTTCCATTTTGGGTCATTCCCAAATGTTTGAATTGATTCTATTTCGATAAAACATTCACAActtcaagaactcaaattcaCTAActaatcaaaattttgaactttGATGTGATGTTTACTGCATTAAACTAACTTTTCAACCAGAATTGTACTATTTTCTTTCACTCTTATTAATATGGTATAGAAGTCAAATTTacatcttttttctttaataacCATGGTGTCCGGAAACCCTTGCGTGCGCCTTGACTGATGCTGTCCACCAAGGCTAGAACAGatgagaagaaatcacctagtgttgtCTATACTGAGACTTGAACCTGAGACTTCGTGATACTCAACCCACTTCATTGGCCACAAGGCCACACCTTTAGATACTTAAAACTTAGAAGTCAAATTTATATCTTAAACTCCGTCCAATCTAATATCGTCATACAAAAAGAAAGAACGGAGTATTTTGTTAAGACCCTCAGATATCTAAAGTGATTAATCCTAACTTCAATAGTCAGGACAGAGCAGTGTCCAGTGAGACTCATTACTATTGTATACGCAGAGCAATGCCTGTTTGTAGGCATAAATCTCCAACTACACCAGGGAAAATCACGTTCCCCTACATAGGTGTGGCTATAACTAAATCCACTTAAAATTATTCAAAGACAGATTACAAATGCAATCTTTGTGAAGCAAGTACTAGATGAACATGCACACCCGAGAGCAATACTTCAAAATGCTAAATCATCACTGGATGATATCCTTTATCAAAACTTTGAATTGCATTCCACGTGAAACGATGAATACCACGAACAAAGAACATCACATCAAGGataaaaattattactttatcgcAAAAGTGTACATCTAACCACAATTAATATATGTGAAACATTTAGTATTTGACTCTAATGATTCTCCAACATATACAAAAAATCGACCCTATCCATAGAAAAGAGTTAGTTACTTACTACAATTGCTTATCCTCCACTAACCGCAATCGCATTTCAATCAATCTGGCATTGAACTCCCCATCACTAACCTTCAACATCTCCGATAAAGATAGCGAAAACCCATGCTCCACCAAAAGCCTATGCCTAGGCTTAATCTTCCTTTCCAAACTAAACGAAAAATACTGTGGAAACTTCTTTAATTCCCCTATATCCCCATTCATCTCCTTCATAAAATACTCAACTTTCGGCCTAAAATTTTTCTCAATGCTAAATGTCAACAACCCAGGTGACCTCAAAACCATATTAACCACATCATCGCGTTTGAATCCCAAACTCAACATGTAATCAATTTTAGGGTTCAGTGTAAGCTCAACACTGGAAACAAGCAAAACAGTGGTTTGACAAGTGATCCGATTCTGACCCACAAACCCAAATTCCTTCAAGAACTCGAATGTGGGTTTCAATTGTTCTTCAACACTACAAACGAGAATTCTCGGACAACGGATAATGGATTTCCGAATGTCGTGGAAAGGGATAACGACGTCGTTTAACAGGAAATCGAAAATTGGGTAAAGGTCGATATAAGGGTCGGATGTTAAAAGCTGTGGATGCATATCAAGTATTCGACCAATTGCAGAACGTTCAATTCCCATTGAAAATAGACAAATTTCAACAGATTTGATTGTATCGAGTGTTGCTGATCGAAGATGGGGGTTTAGTTGAAGGACTTTTGTGGGGTTGATATTGAGTTCTTGAAGATAGAGTATTTTCTCCCGGAACTTGAGACCACAGTCAGTTGTACTAAGGGTGGGTTGGGTGGAGAGGTGAAGGGACTTGAGAAAGGTTTTTGTGGGTTTTGGAGAAATTGAGCAAATGGGtaatggagaagaagaggggTTTGTGGTGATGGAGGAAAAGGGGATTAGGGTTTTGGGAGGGTTTATCCATGTTAGCATCTCAGGTAGAATAAGTGacattgaagaagaaaggaCTCTCTTGACATGCTTTGTGTTAAGAGTTTTTTTGAGTTTGTGTTTTGTAGGTAAACTACTTCTATTGTCCATCTCCTTATCCCTATTTACAtatctttttattattcttattgttcAAGAAAAAGCATGGGAGGTGGAAAATGAGTAGCTAGTAGAGTATTGTCATactttttctctctttattaATAGTACTAAGGCAGGTTTGAATTCATAGACTCACATGCGTTTTgtacaaaatcaaaaaaaatgcATTGACTGAATGTTAGAGTTAGCAAAATGgtaagaaattaaaattatttttgaactatGTGAAATAAAATATAGGTATCCCTCTCGTCTAACTAAAAAATCACAAATGCTCTCCCTTTTACGAACAATTACAAGATCCTACTAGGTAGTTGACGTgtcaaataaaatgctcatataaTTGTCCATTTAGGCAGTTTAACGTGGCTAAAAACACTCTCCCTTTTAAATTAGTGCTTTCTTCTCCAAATTTAGAActctaatttcaattttttgttttgGTAATAAACGGTAAATATATTACCTTGACaatcaaaaattaataataaactACAGAGAACACTAGATCCAATCCCCTTCCAGGAAggttattgaattactaatgcCTCAGTAAACAACTATACAACTCTTTAGTCTCACTATCCTTCTAATTGTTGTATTAAGTTCCTACAAATATATGCTCTTATAACATCATATTTTATCCTTCACCTCCTTTTGTATTTGGTTAATCACCTCTACAGCTTGGATCATCACATTCTTGAACTATTTCCAATTTGTAGCTTTCTAGGTATGATAGATCAATGCTCCCAAAATTGCAGATGTCACCTCTTTGTGAAACTTTttctatttccttctttttagcCACTACAAAGTTTGTTGGACTGTTTGATGTCTAAATGGAATTCCTGACCATCTGAACAAAGTATTTTGTACTTCTCTGGTCCATGCACATTCGACAAATAGGTGTTGTTGCGTCTCCATCTTGTCATCCACACATAAGTTACACTTCTCATCTCCAGTTAAGATGTTCAGCCTTTGGAGTCTTTCCTTGGTGAGTAGTCTGTTTTGGTAGGCCAATCAAACTATGAACTTGTGTCTAGACATCATAAGAGGATTCCAAATTAAGTCCGCCTCTTGCATTCTTTCCCGACTTCCTATCAAAACGTTATAGCTTTTAATGACTGAATATTCTCTATTCGCAGTTAATGAGTATACTTCATTGAAGAACCAGTGGATCATGTCTCCTTTGAAGGAGTTTATCTTCCTCCAATACCAACTACAATCTGCAGGGACCCAATGCAACCAAAAGTCTTTATCctcattttttatatatattacagCACCCATTTGACCCATAAGATGTCCTCCTTCTTAGCAATCTGCCAGATAAGCTTGCCCACAGAGGTAATATTCCATTCTTTGCTGCTCTTAATGCTCAAATCCCCATACTTCTTAGGTGTACACACTGTGTCCCAAGAAACCAAAGCAATCTACCTTTTATTAGTTGAGCATCTTCATAAGAAATTTCTACAAATCTTGTCACCTTCTTAAGTATGCTTTGTGGCAGTATAAACACTGCTCCTCAGTAATTAAATATGGAGAAGATGAATGATATAATGATCTGAAGTCTTCCTGCAGAAGAACGTGCTTAGAATAACCTATGGTTACTTTATTGATTATCTTCTCCAAAAGTACATGAAAATCTATTTTGCTCCACTTCTTTGATGAAAGTAGTAGACCCAGATATTTGATTAGTAGAGTTTCAGCCGAGAACCCTGTCAAACCTTATAAACTTCTTCTTTGTTTCATCATTTATCCCAACACAATAGAAGCCAGATTATCAATATTAGACACCAATCCAGGAGCATCACTAAAGTGGTTTAACACCTCCATCACTCTTGTGATGGTTTTCTCCTGTGCTTTATAGAATATCATCAGGTCATCTGCAAAGATCATATGTGCGAGTTTAGTACTTTTATACATTGGATGAAACTTGAAATCTAGTAGGTCACTCATCTTACTCAAGCTTTTTGTAAGATAATTCATCACAGGACAAAAAGTAAGGGAGACATTGGATCACCTTGTCTTACTCCTCTTTCCCCTCAAAATAGCCATACCCATCCCCATTAACCTTCACACTGAATCTTGTTGATGAGACACAGTTCATCACTAAACTGATGAAAGACTCTGGAAACCCATACCCCTGAAGTTCTTCCTAAATGAAGTTCCAACTTACCATGTCATAGGTCTTCCTGAGATCAATTATGGGGCATCTAAGTGTAGTTTTTCTATTATAATGCCTAAAATTATCATGacatattatttcaaattatttcttCTCTCAtttctttaaaagaaaaaaaaggaaccTTTCTTCCCCACCAAGGGGTGTTAGGATTgacttttagcttatttttgtactttttcAGCCTAAAAGAAAGAATTTTAAAGCACCTTTTGCCTTTCGCAAGTAGATTGGTAGCTGAAATCCTACACGTTGTAGGTCGTGATTTTTACTCTtttgagaaaagaaaattttcCACGATAAATTCGTGTCTTGTTAATTCTGTTGTCCACTATTAACTGCGTTTTTAGGAACCAGGTATTGGAGAGTGTTTTAGCCAAGTTGGACTGCCTAAGTGGATAGCCATATGAGCATTTTTTTGGACACGTAGGCTATCAAATTAAGTCTAGTGGTAGTCCGTTAAGGGAGGACATTTATGGTCCTTTAATTAGATGGGAGGGGTAATTTtcataccaaaaacaaacaGAGAGTATATGTTCCATTTCAAATAGTTCGAAAgtaattttgattatttttcaaTAATAATGAAAGTAAAAGGAAACAGAAAAAGGGATATATGAAGAAGAAGGTGAGGAAGGGCTCAAAATCATTGGCAATTTTTTTCTATGTTGAAGCAAGGGGAGAAGACTTGACATTAACACATTCAGAACTGACTAATAAGAGTATCACACGATATGTTTAATATATTTCTCTATCTTATGAGCTCCAAAAAGAGTATACAAGATATGTGCTCCATCGTTACTGTCTTTGGTGAGTAGAGCTATAACATAATTCTATACAATTATTCAGAATTTAGCCATTATAACATAATTATATACGATTATTCAGAATTTAGCCATTCTTCTACTTCTACAAgtactattttttctttatcatgTATCTAGATAATTGTATCctcttattcctttttttttttaaaagaatatatCTATGCATAGATACACTAGGTACATCAGTATATAGTTGGTGCCAAATACATACATTTGGATAACTATATATTATATCTTCTTTGATTTGAAATTGTGAAACATATTGTATGGTACTAAAAAATGATAGCTACATGCTATGAAACAGATACATGTTGGTATAAAAAAAGAGTATAAAACGCAAATGCCCAATTGTACTTTGTGCTTAAATACATATATCTGGTATCAAATATCTGAACAATAGAGGGAGAGAGTGGAACAAGAAAGGAGAAAAGCGAGCAAGAGAGGAGAGAAAGTATCGTAAGGTTGTATCTCATAAAACCTCTTCGTGAGTGAGATACCTTATATATTGATTAAAACAGGAGAGAGGCGAGAGGAAAAGGAGAGACAGGATTTGTAATTATCAAAAATGTAGCTGAAtaatgtaatttaaaatatagtacaaaaaaattatttcgaTAAAGATGTGAATTAGGAAGGATTGGTCGCCGAAATATGAGTCAAAGACAACCATTTCCTCTATAAATTCCTCTTGGGTAAATCAACCCAAGCCCAAAGTTATTGGGCTTCTATTGTGGCTTGTGACTCCTCCAATTTCCTTTCTTTCTGTTATCAATGATACGATTATATCAATATGTAAGTTTAAGGAATTTAACAAGTGAGACAAAATGACTCCACATTTCAAAAAAGAATAAAGCAGAAATGACATTGGAAAATAAATTCATTGAAATGAATGGGACTAGAAATTGAACAATAGCTCTATAAATAATATATCATCCAGTGACAatttaagatatgaattttatgggtttgaATTGGATATTATACCTCAACTTATTTAATTTACTAAGTTAAATATTCATTAGTTATACATAGTTTGAatcaaaattattgaatttcatATAAACCATAATGTGCATCCCTCAACAACTAATTGTTCTCTCTCTTTTTAAGCTATCACTTTTTTGTATTGAAATACAGATTGATACTGAATGAATCAAATTTTTATTCCTAATCCACAACTATCtatatttgttaaatgaatttttaaacACATACGCAAATTTCAAGTCATATCAACTAAGTTTCATATAAATTATATGAGGGAAATCGTGTCTAGTAAAAGAATGAATCAAACTGTGACATGTGGTTAA contains the following coding sequences:
- the LOC129874914 gene encoding transcription termination factor MTEF1, chloroplastic → MDNRSSLPTKHKLKKTLNTKHVKRVLSSSMSLILPEMLTWINPPKTLIPFSSITTNPSSSPLPICSISPKPTKTFLKSLHLSTQPTLSTTDCGLKFREKILYLQELNINPTKVLQLNPHLRSATLDTIKSVEICLFSMGIERSAIGRILDMHPQLLTSDPYIDLYPIFDFLLNDVVIPFHDIRKSIIRCPRILVCSVEEQLKPTFEFLKEFGFVGQNRITCQTTVLLVSSVELTLNPKIDYMLSLGFKRDDVVNMVLRSPGLLTFSIEKNFRPKVEYFMKEMNGDIGELKKFPQYFSFSLERKIKPRHRLLVEHGFSLSLSEMLKVSDGEFNARLIEMRLRLVEDKQL